From the genome of Bradyrhizobium sp. ORS 278:
TCCGTCTCGCCGGACTGCGCGACCGTGCTGACGGAAGCTGCGATCTGTGCCGTGACCAGCTGCAAGCCGCATCTATCGACCGCCTATTGCGTGCGCGATGGCATGGTGCGCACCTATGACGTGCTGGCGCTGCCGACCAGCTCGCGCTGGGGCAGGACGCTGGTCGGCACCTACATCAATGAGCGCGCCGCGCAGTACAATCTGCTCGATTCGATCTTCTCGACCACCGAGGACGGCGTCGTCTCGCTGGCCACCATTCGCGACAGTGCCGGTGTGCCGTGCGATTTCCAGGTGGTGCATCACAATCAGTCCGCGGCCATCCTCCTCAAGCTTTCGCCGGCCGAGCTGCAATGGCGCCGGCTGAGGCAGGGCGGCACGATGCTCGGCACGGCGGACGTGCTCGCGCGATTGTTCTCCGTCGTGACGCACAGCGGCCGCGACCAGTTCGAGCTTGATTGCGACGATCGCAATCTGCGCCTCGGTGTGCACGCGTTCGGCGACATTGTGTCTCTCACCGTCTCCGATGTCACCGCGCTGAAGCGCCGCGAAGCGTCGTTCCGCCTGCTGTTCGATGCCAATCCGCTGCCGATGGGTATCTTCGATACCGAGACGGGGCGCATCCTGAAGGTCAACGCCGCCGCCGCCGCGCATTATGGCTACGACCGCGACCGGCTGCTCGGCATGACCATCTGGGAGCTCTGGCCGGAGAGCGAAACGACCGACCTGGGCGAGGCCATGGCGCGGCTGACGGCGCGCGACGATTTCCATCGCGAATGGCGGCACTATACGGCGGACGGCTCTCTGATCGACGTCCTGGCCTATGGCCGCAGGATCTCCTACGACGGCCGCGACGGGTTTCTGGTCGCCATCGTCGATATCACCGAGCGCCGCAAGGTCGAGGCCCGCATCGCGCACATGGCGCATCACGACGGGCTGACCAATCTGCCGAACCGCGAATTGTATCAGGAGCGTCTCAGGCAGGCGCTGCAGCCCGGACCTGGCGGCCCCAAGCCCATCGCGGTGCTGTGCGTCGATCTCGATCTTTTCAAGAATGTGAACGACTCGCTCGGTCATCCCATGGGCGACCGCCTGCTGCAGGCGGTGGCCGACCGGCTTCGGGAGCGCGTGCATGGCGGCGACCTGGCGGCGCGGCTCGGCGGCGACGAGTTCGCCGTGATCCTGGCCAACGCGCCGTCACTCAACGAGGCCAGCGATTTCGCGGCCGGGCTGATCCAGGCGTTGAGCGCGCCCTACGAGATCGATGGCCAGGAACTCGTCATCGGCGCCTCGATCGGCATTGCGCTCGCGCCATCCGACGGCTCGACCAGCGAACAGCTGATGAAGAACGCCGACATGGCGCTGTACCGCGCCAAGGAGGAGGGTGGCGGCGTGCACCGCTTCTTCGAGAAAGACATGGACCTCCAGGCGCAGAAGCGACGCGACATGGAGCACGACCTGCGCCATGCCTTCGCGGAAGGCGAGTTCGAGCTGTACTACCAGCCGCTGGTCGAGCTTGCGACCAACACGATCTCCGGCTTCGAATGCCTGCTGCGCTGGCGCCATCCGGAGAAGGGTATGATCTCGCCTGCGGAGTTCATTCCGGTGGCCGAGGACATCGGGCTGATCGTGCCGCTCGGCGAATGGGTGCTGCGCGAGGCTTGCCGCGAAGCGGCGACATGGCCGGATGATATCAAGGTCGCGGTGAACCTTTCGCCGGTGCAATTCCGCAGCCGCAACCTGGTGCAGGTCGTAATGCAGGCGCTGGCCCAGTCGGGGCTGCAGCCGGCGCGGCTCGAGCTGGAGATCACCGAGTCAATCCTGCTCGCCGAGACCGAGGCCAATCTCGCGACCCTGCATCAGCTGCGCGCGCTCGGCATCCGCATCTCGATGGATGATTTCGGCACCGGCTATTCCAGCCTCAGCTATCTCCGCAGCTTCCCGTTCGACAAGATCAAGATCGACCGCTCCTTCGTCAAGGATCTGGCCCAGCGCTCCGACTGCCTCGCCATCGTCCGCGCCATCTCGGGCCTCGGCAAGAGCCTCAACATCACGACCACGGCGGAGGGCGTCGAGACCTCGGATCAGCTCGACTGGCTCCGCGCGGAGGGCTGCAACCAGGTCCAGGGCTTCCTGTTCAGCGCGGCGCGCCCCGCCTCGGAGATCGCGGGGCTGCTGGCGCGGTTCGGCGCGAGAGAATCGAGGGCGGCGTGATGCACCGATGTGTAGCCCGGATGAGCTCGAGCCTGCGCCCGCAGGGCGAAGGCTGGAGCGATATCCGGGTTCTCATCGGCTGCGTGTGTGACCCCGGATATCGCTTCGCTCATCCGGGCTGCAGCAGCTGGCGCGCTTCGGCCGAAGAGCATCGAGAACGGCGTAAGTATATGACGGCCGCCACACCCTCTCTGGTCGTCCCGAAGAAGCGTGCCGCGGGCACGCGCCGATCCGGGACCCATAGCCACGGAGCGATGTTGGTGAGGGGCAGTGCCGACCCAGAGTCCATGATCACACCCGCCGGTGGTTATGGGTCCCGGCGTTCGCCGGGACGACGGCCGACGCTGCGGCGATCAGAACCGCGTCACGATATCTGTCAGCGCGGGGCGCGGGCGGTCCTCGCTCGGCTTGGTCGGCTTGCCGATATGGATGAGACCGGCGAGCTTCTCCTCCGGCTTCAGCCCGAAGCCGTCGAGCACGTCGCGGTCGAACATGAACCAGCCGGACAGCCAGCAGCCGCCATAGCCGAGCGCGGTCGCCGCGGTCAGGATGTTCATGGCGCTGGCGCCGGCCGAGAGCTCCTGCTCGTAGGCCGGCACCTTCGGATGCGGCCTGGTGAAGCTGACGAGGCCGATCACCAGCGGCGCCTCCATGAAGCGGTTCTTCTCCACCTCGAGCTCGGCGGCGCTCGCTTGCGGGTTCTTCTTGGCGGCCACGGCTGCGATCACCTCGCCGGCGCGGCGGCGACCGTCGCCCTCGAACACGATGAAGCGCCAGGGGGCGAGCTTGCCGTGATCGGGCACGCGGGCGCCGATGGTCAGGATGGTGTCGATCTCGCTGGGCGAGGGGCCGGGGCCGCTCATCTCGCGCGGCTTCACGGAGCGGCGGGTCTTCAAGAGTTCAAGGGCGTCGGTCACGTCGGGGCATCTCGTTCGTTGGACGGCGAACAGATAGCATGCGGAACTGGCCGCAACGAGGCCAAGACCCCTCGATTTGATCGCTTCTACCGGTGCAGGCCTGTTCAAGCCCAACGCTGGTTCCGGCACACCATCATGCGCGATACGCGGCAGGTGCGGCTTTCTGTCCGAACGTCCCATATTCCGCAGCAAATTGTCGAACCTTGCGAAGGTCGGTAAAAACATAGTGCTGAGTGTCTTCCAGGGGCTGCTTCAATTGCACGATCTGCCATGCCGACGACCGCGATGACGCCAGCACCCGAAGCCGTCATGCGGCTGCGGCGCAAGCCGGGTTTTGCCCAGGCGATGCGGGCATCGACCGATGCCGCCGTCCGGCTGTACCGCGGTGATCGCATCCTCAATGCGCTGCTCAGCGACCGAGCGCGGGCGCTGTTTCCGCACGTCGCGCTGTATCTTCATCTCGCCCAGCAGCGCGACGGCGAGTTCGGTCTCACCGTCGGCGCCATGAAGGAGATGTGCGCCAGGCTCGACCTGTGCAGCGCAGGCCGCTGCGAGGCGATGCTGGCACTCATGCGCGCGACGGGGCTCGTGGCCGCGGCGCCGCATCTGGACCGTCGTCGGCGGCCGCTGGTGCCGACCGACAAGCTGTTCGCGCTGCATCGCGAGCGCTGGGGCGTGCAGTTCGATGCCATGAGCGCGGTGGTCCCGGCGGCGGTCACCTACCGCGCAGCACTGAATGATCCCGCCTTCGTCAGGACCTTCGTGCTCGAGCTCGGCCGCCGCTTCATCGCCGGTTTGCGCGTGCTCGACGGCGCACCGGAGCTGGAACCATTTGCCGAGCGCACCGCCGGCATGGTGATCCTGTTCAGCCTCGCCCAGGGCGGCGGAGCGGCGGAGCCGTTCCCGCCAGAGCGGCCCGTGCCGTTGTCCATCAACGGCCTGTCGACGCGCTTCTCGGTGTCGCGCAAGCACGTGCTGTCGCTGATCCGCGCGGCCGAGGACAAAGGCCTTCTGGCCCGCGGCGGCGCCGGCGACGCGGTCACGATCCTGCCCCGCGGACGCGAGGCGATCGAGCAGATGCTGGCGACGATGTTTCTTTACCTCGCCGAATGCGCCGAGGTGGCGCGGCAGGCTGCGGGCAGGGAAGGGAGGGCGACGAATGCGGTGGCCAGCCTGTCGGCCTAGCCATGTCGCCCGGATGAGCGCACGCCGAAGCCCGTCAGGGCTGCGGCGGGAGCGAGATCCGGGATCTCACGCATTGTTGCGGATACCCGCATCTCGCTGCGCTCATGCGGGCTACGAAGCGGCCTTCGCTCAGGCCGCCTCGCGCTGCCTGCGTCGCACGTCCGGCGGCGTCGCCTCGTCGACGAGCGCGGCGATGGCATCCGCGGTCGGCATCACCGTCTGGCCGTCGCGGCCGAGGCGGCGGACGGAGACCGAATGCGTCTCGGCCTCCTTCTTGCCGACCACGAGCAGCGCCGGGATCTTCTGCAGCGAATGCTCGCGGACCTTGTAGTTGATCTTCTCGTTGCGAAGATCGATCTCGGCCCGAAGACCCGCCCGGCGCAGCGCCGCCAGCACCTGCTTGGCGTATTCGTCGCCTTCGGAGGTGATGGTGGTGACGACGACCTGGGTCGGCGCCAGCCACAGCGGGAAGCTGCCGGCATAGTGCTCGATCAGGATGCCGATGAAGCGCTCCATCGAGCCGCAGATCGCCCGATGCACCATCACCGGCGCCTTCTTGGCGCCGTCGGCGTCGATGTAGAACGCGCCGAACCGCTCCGGCAGGTTGAAGTCGACCTGCGTGGTGCCGCACTGCCAGTCGCGGCCGATGGCGTCGCGCAGCACGTATTCGAACTTCGGCCCGTAGAACGCGCCTTCGCCCGGATTGATCTCGGTGCGGATGTGGTTGTTCTGCGCCTTGATCTCGTTCAGCACGGTCGCCATCACGCGCTCGGCATGATCCCACATTTCGTCGGTGCCGACGCGCTTCTCCGGCCGGGTCGACAGCTTGACCGTCAACTCGCCCTCGAACCCGAAGTCGGAGTAGGTCGAGAGGATCAGATCGTTGATCTTCAGGCACTCCTCGGCGAGCTGGTCTTCCGTGCAGAACACATGCGCGTCGTCCTGGGTGAAGCCGCGCACGCGCATCAACCCGTGCATGGCGCCGGAGGCCTCGTAGCGGTGCACGACGCCGAACTCGGCGAGCCGCATCGGCAGGTCGCGGTAGCTCTTCAGGCCATGCTTGAAGATCTGCACGTGACCCGGGCAGTTCATCGGCTTCAGCGCGAACCAGCGCTTGTCCTCGGCCTCGTCGCCGGCGGACTGCGCCGCGAACATGTTCTCGCGGTACCAGTTCCAGTGGCCGGAGGTCTCCCACAGCGACTTGTCGAGGATCTGCGGCGCATTCACCTCGTCATAGTCGCCGGCAAGACGCCTGCGCATATAGGCGATCAGCGCCTGGAAGATGCTCCAGCCCTTGGGGTGCCAGAACACGACGCCAGGGCCTTCCTCCTGGAAGTGGAACAGGTCGAGCTCGCGACCGAGCTTGCGGTGGTCACGCTTCTCGGCTTCCTCGATCTGCTTCAGATAGGCGTCGAGCTGCTCCTGCTTGGCGAAGGCGGTGCCGTAGATGCGGGTCAGCATCGGGTTGTTGGAATCGCCGCGCCAATAGGCGCCCGCCACCTTCATCAGCTTGAACGCGTTGCCGATCTTCCCCGTCGAGGTCATGTGCGGGCCGCGGCACAAATCGAACCAGTCGCCCTGATAGTAGATCTTGATCGGCTCGTTGCCGGGAATGGCATCGACCAGCTCGACCTTGAACGCCTCGCCCTTGTCGCGGAACACCTGCTTGGTCTTCTCGCGGTCCCAGACCTCCTTGGTGAAGGGCTTGTCGCGGCCGATGATCTCGCGCATCTTCTTCTCGATCGCGGCAAAGTCCTCGGGCGTGAACGGCTCGTTGCGGAAGAAGTCGTAATAGAAGCCGTTCTCGATGACCGGGCCGATCGTGACCTGGGTGCCCGGCCACAGCGCCTGCACCGCTTCCGCGAGCACGTGCGCGCAGTCGTGCCGGATCAGCTCCAGCGCGCGTGGATCGTCGCGGTCGACGAGCTCGAGCCTGGCATCCTCGTTGATCGGATCGTTGAGGTCGGCGACGTCGCCGTTCAGCGCCATTGCGACCGTGCGCTTGGCGAGCGAGGGCGAAATGCCCTTGGCGATGTCCAAGCCGGTGGTGCCCCTGGGATATTCGCGCTTGGCGCCGTCCGGGAAGCTGATGGTGATCTTCTCGACCGGAGCGGCGGGCTTGAGGTTGCTGAGGCTGTACTGGAAGCCGGACTTGGACTGGTCGGATTTCGAATCGGGGGATTTCGAGTCGGGCATTTTCTCTCTCCGTTAGCTCACTCCTGCGAACGAGCGCAGGTAAGCGGGAGCCTGGGGTATAGCAGGGGATTTCCAGGCTGCAACCCTCGGGGAAGACGGGAAAACCGGTCGATTGGGGGCGGCTGTTGCGGTGCGGACATTGTCGCCGCTGGCCGGTATGATACAACTTCAAGTATTCAAAGCGTGGGAGCGCGTGGTGATGGTGTCTTTCGGGGGGACGCCGTTTTGGCTTTCGATCCGGCGCGGCAGCAGACAGGCCGCTGCCGCGATCGTCATCGCGGGGCTGATGGGATCTGGAGCGTTCGCGGCCGTGCCGCCGACAACCCAGCCCTCGTCAACCAAGCCGCTGGCGAGCAAGCCATTGATCGGCAAGCCGGCGATCCCGGTCAGGCCGGCCGCACCGGCGATGCTGCCGAGGCAAGCCGCGCCGGCGAAGCCGGCGGCAGATGCCGCGCCGGCGAAGAAGCCTGCGGCCTCGCCCCGGATTGCCGACAATTCGGCGCCGATCTC
Proteins encoded in this window:
- a CDS encoding bifunctional diguanylate cyclase/phosphodiesterase; the protein is MSPAKKKTSATVSNDLFDDIPVLKRKWHAALKPGQSLPRYEDVMLGSLGRLADHVALLREEDDRLEITRSGRYVQQWLQNDGWDIPVESVSPDCATVLTEAAICAVTSCKPHLSTAYCVRDGMVRTYDVLALPTSSRWGRTLVGTYINERAAQYNLLDSIFSTTEDGVVSLATIRDSAGVPCDFQVVHHNQSAAILLKLSPAELQWRRLRQGGTMLGTADVLARLFSVVTHSGRDQFELDCDDRNLRLGVHAFGDIVSLTVSDVTALKRREASFRLLFDANPLPMGIFDTETGRILKVNAAAAAHYGYDRDRLLGMTIWELWPESETTDLGEAMARLTARDDFHREWRHYTADGSLIDVLAYGRRISYDGRDGFLVAIVDITERRKVEARIAHMAHHDGLTNLPNRELYQERLRQALQPGPGGPKPIAVLCVDLDLFKNVNDSLGHPMGDRLLQAVADRLRERVHGGDLAARLGGDEFAVILANAPSLNEASDFAAGLIQALSAPYEIDGQELVIGASIGIALAPSDGSTSEQLMKNADMALYRAKEEGGGVHRFFEKDMDLQAQKRRDMEHDLRHAFAEGEFELYYQPLVELATNTISGFECLLRWRHPEKGMISPAEFIPVAEDIGLIVPLGEWVLREACREAATWPDDIKVAVNLSPVQFRSRNLVQVVMQALAQSGLQPARLELEITESILLAETEANLATLHQLRALGIRISMDDFGTGYSSLSYLRSFPFDKIKIDRSFVKDLAQRSDCLAIVRAISGLGKSLNITTTAEGVETSDQLDWLRAEGCNQVQGFLFSAARPASEIAGLLARFGARESRAA
- a CDS encoding nitroreductase, yielding MTDALELLKTRRSVKPREMSGPGPSPSEIDTILTIGARVPDHGKLAPWRFIVFEGDGRRRAGEVIAAVAAKKNPQASAAELEVEKNRFMEAPLVIGLVSFTRPHPKVPAYEQELSAGASAMNILTAATALGYGGCWLSGWFMFDRDVLDGFGLKPEEKLAGLIHIGKPTKPSEDRPRPALTDIVTRF
- the thrS gene encoding threonine--tRNA ligase, which produces MPDSKSPDSKSDQSKSGFQYSLSNLKPAAPVEKITISFPDGAKREYPRGTTGLDIAKGISPSLAKRTVAMALNGDVADLNDPINEDARLELVDRDDPRALELIRHDCAHVLAEAVQALWPGTQVTIGPVIENGFYYDFFRNEPFTPEDFAAIEKKMREIIGRDKPFTKEVWDREKTKQVFRDKGEAFKVELVDAIPGNEPIKIYYQGDWFDLCRGPHMTSTGKIGNAFKLMKVAGAYWRGDSNNPMLTRIYGTAFAKQEQLDAYLKQIEEAEKRDHRKLGRELDLFHFQEEGPGVVFWHPKGWSIFQALIAYMRRRLAGDYDEVNAPQILDKSLWETSGHWNWYRENMFAAQSAGDEAEDKRWFALKPMNCPGHVQIFKHGLKSYRDLPMRLAEFGVVHRYEASGAMHGLMRVRGFTQDDAHVFCTEDQLAEECLKINDLILSTYSDFGFEGELTVKLSTRPEKRVGTDEMWDHAERVMATVLNEIKAQNNHIRTEINPGEGAFYGPKFEYVLRDAIGRDWQCGTTQVDFNLPERFGAFYIDADGAKKAPVMVHRAICGSMERFIGILIEHYAGSFPLWLAPTQVVVTTITSEGDEYAKQVLAALRRAGLRAEIDLRNEKINYKVREHSLQKIPALLVVGKKEAETHSVSVRRLGRDGQTVMPTADAIAALVDEATPPDVRRRQREAA